The Sinomicrobium kalidii genome contains a region encoding:
- a CDS encoding RNA polymerase sigma factor — translation MLKGFSEGDRAAFRAIFELMEQRLHAFVFSYTKSDYIAEEIVQEVFIKIWERRAEIKLRGSFSSLLYTMAKNRTLNYLRNASQRAAIRDELWKNISRLQEDTEAEVILSEYRQILDDIVEHLPQKKRSIYIMSREEGKTNAEIADILGISPKTVKNHLWKTFETIKIQLRPHLENTIKLLFLLSLCRFF, via the coding sequence TTGCTAAAAGGTTTTAGCGAAGGCGATCGTGCAGCGTTCCGGGCTATTTTTGAGCTTATGGAACAAAGGCTGCACGCATTTGTTTTTTCCTATACAAAGTCTGATTATATCGCAGAGGAGATCGTCCAGGAAGTATTCATTAAAATATGGGAGCGCAGGGCGGAGATCAAACTCAGGGGATCGTTCAGTTCCCTTTTGTATACCATGGCGAAAAACCGTACGCTCAATTACTTGCGCAATGCATCACAGCGGGCAGCGATCCGGGATGAGTTGTGGAAAAACATTTCCCGGTTACAGGAAGATACGGAGGCCGAGGTCATACTTTCCGAGTACCGACAAATACTGGATGATATTGTAGAGCATCTTCCGCAGAAAAAGCGGTCCATCTATATCATGTCCAGGGAAGAAGGCAAGACCAATGCGGAAATTGCCGATATACTCGGAATTTCACCCAAAACCGTAAAAAATCACTTGTGGAAAACTTTTGAAACCATAAAAATACAATTACGTCCCCACCTGGAAAACACTATCAAACTTCTTTTTCTGTTGTCCCTGTGCCGTTTCTTTTAG
- a CDS encoding beta-L-arabinofuranosidase domain-containing protein, whose amino-acid sequence MKKLLSCFGVTLALLSCTDGSKETTTGEENTISGANYLQNRAPLKPRTYLELPPGAIRTEGWLKEQLQRMADGMTGKLDSIYPEVVGKRNGWLGGDGDGWERGPYWIDGLLPLAYILDDEALKEKVRPWIEWTLNDQTEEGYLGPVPFEEDPEHEPGLQRGRRRDWWPKMIMLKILKQHYEATGDERVITALTGYFKYQLRELPERPLDYLSFWASRRGGDNLQVVYWLYNITGDEFLLELGDLIHEQTFPWTTVFLDEGDNDDPGHPWSFGGMKGYPFDATEIRKVSLSKIGGIHTVNLAQGIKEPLVYYQKDTDEKYFRAVKKALRDIKKYHGQPQGMYGGDEPLHGNNPVRGIEFCSVSEMMFSLESMIRITGDMEFADLLEKITYNALPTQASDDFMSRQYFQAANQIEVSDRTDAAFETHNHHFTDFVFGTVTGYTCCTTNMHQSWPKFVQNMFYATHNGGVAALQYAPGRVRLRVAGDVDLEVHETTGFPFRETVRFKLTLSEPASFPFHLRIPSWAENAAISVNGEIRDVPVHNRVAIVNRKWKTGDEVVLKLPMTIRTSKWFEFSTAVERGPLVYALKIPHEEKKKDRKDGYREFTEYYPVNDWNYGLLESEINDPGRYIEFVENTWDGSYPWNLENAPTELRLKGVKATDWKAVNGVPVMPGFWRNVKHPGDVKEITLIPYGCTTLRITEFPTYTVRE is encoded by the coding sequence ATGAAAAAACTACTTAGCTGTTTTGGTGTGACCCTGGCCTTACTGTCCTGTACGGACGGGAGCAAAGAAACAACAACCGGGGAAGAAAATACGATATCCGGGGCCAATTACCTGCAAAACAGGGCCCCGCTGAAGCCTAGAACTTATCTGGAACTCCCGCCGGGAGCTATACGCACAGAAGGCTGGCTGAAAGAACAATTACAGCGAATGGCAGACGGCATGACAGGAAAACTCGATTCCATTTACCCCGAAGTAGTGGGTAAAAGGAACGGGTGGCTCGGCGGAGACGGGGACGGATGGGAAAGAGGCCCCTACTGGATAGACGGCTTGCTCCCCCTGGCCTATATTCTGGATGACGAGGCCCTGAAGGAAAAAGTGAGGCCGTGGATAGAATGGACACTCAACGACCAGACCGAAGAAGGATACCTCGGCCCCGTTCCGTTTGAGGAAGATCCCGAACATGAACCCGGCCTGCAACGGGGCAGACGAAGGGACTGGTGGCCCAAAATGATCATGCTCAAAATACTGAAACAGCATTATGAAGCTACCGGTGATGAAAGAGTGATAACAGCCCTGACCGGGTATTTCAAATACCAGTTGAGAGAACTCCCTGAACGTCCCCTGGATTACCTTTCATTCTGGGCAAGTCGCAGAGGTGGGGATAATTTGCAGGTGGTGTATTGGCTTTACAATATTACGGGAGATGAATTTCTTCTGGAACTGGGAGACCTGATACACGAGCAAACCTTCCCGTGGACCACCGTTTTCCTCGATGAGGGCGATAATGACGATCCCGGGCATCCCTGGTCTTTCGGAGGAATGAAAGGTTACCCTTTCGATGCTACGGAGATTCGTAAAGTTTCCCTGTCCAAAATAGGAGGGATACACACGGTAAACCTGGCCCAGGGAATAAAAGAACCCCTTGTGTATTACCAGAAAGATACGGATGAAAAATATTTCAGGGCCGTTAAAAAGGCGCTTCGGGACATCAAAAAATATCACGGTCAGCCGCAGGGCATGTACGGGGGAGACGAACCGCTTCACGGCAATAACCCCGTCCGCGGTATTGAGTTCTGTTCCGTATCCGAAATGATGTTTTCCCTTGAAAGCATGATCCGCATAACCGGGGATATGGAATTTGCAGACCTGCTCGAAAAGATCACTTATAACGCCCTCCCCACACAGGCATCAGACGACTTTATGTCCAGGCAGTATTTCCAGGCGGCTAACCAGATCGAGGTGAGCGACCGTACCGATGCCGCATTCGAAACCCATAACCATCATTTTACCGACTTTGTGTTTGGTACCGTTACGGGCTATACCTGCTGTACCACCAATATGCACCAGTCCTGGCCAAAGTTTGTGCAGAATATGTTCTATGCTACGCATAACGGGGGAGTGGCCGCTTTACAGTATGCCCCCGGGAGGGTTCGTCTTCGGGTGGCCGGTGATGTTGATCTGGAAGTACATGAAACCACCGGGTTTCCGTTCCGGGAAACGGTTCGTTTTAAACTTACTTTATCAGAGCCGGCTTCATTCCCTTTCCACCTGCGCATTCCGTCCTGGGCAGAAAACGCGGCCATTTCCGTAAACGGGGAAATCAGGGATGTTCCCGTGCATAACCGGGTGGCCATTGTCAACAGGAAATGGAAGACGGGGGATGAAGTGGTATTGAAGTTACCCATGACCATACGAACGTCAAAGTGGTTTGAGTTTTCAACTGCGGTGGAAAGGGGCCCGCTGGTATACGCCCTGAAAATCCCCCACGAAGAAAAGAAAAAAGACCGCAAGGACGGCTATAGGGAATTTACGGAATATTACCCGGTAAACGATTGGAACTACGGATTGCTGGAATCCGAAATAAACGATCCCGGCCGATACATAGAGTTTGTGGAAAATACCTGGGACGGGAGCTATCCCTGGAACCTGGAAAATGCGCCTACAGAACTTCGGTTGAAAGGTGTAAAGGCAACCGACTGGAAGGCGGTGAACGGGGTGCCCGTAATGCCCGGGTTCTGGAGAAATGTCAAACATCCCGGTGACGTTAAAGAGATCACACTGATCCCCTACGGATGTACAACCCTGAGGATAACCGAATTTCCCACTTATACTGTCCGGGAATAG
- a CDS encoding FecR family protein, whose amino-acid sequence MNREQDIEKLFKKFQENTITEEEYHRLMDWIKASGSESRIRSWMDARWEELKKNGDLPERNTISDARFRELMEKADKRHKIHRPEYKNKGAYYKLAAVLVLFLAIAGTMYYRNLNRTQPPPPEMVTQHISGGKKATVTLPDGTVVRLNSGSELTFPDRFPQNTREVVLQGEAFFDVVKDKKRPFIVRTGELTTRVLGTSFNVRAYENDGKVEVSVATGLVRVSGKTDKDAKDSTTIKQQLLLSPSQQAVYRPEEKSFTKRKIDINSIALWKDGILSFDKTPLDEAAKMLERWYGVKVILENPELKHCVIRGRHKNESLANVLHTFQYSLGITYKITKDNVIISGKSCRER is encoded by the coding sequence ATGAACAGGGAGCAGGACATAGAAAAATTGTTTAAAAAGTTTCAGGAGAATACCATAACCGAAGAAGAATACCACCGGTTGATGGACTGGATAAAGGCATCCGGTTCGGAAAGCAGAATAAGGAGCTGGATGGACGCCCGCTGGGAAGAACTAAAAAAAAACGGGGATCTTCCTGAAAGGAATACAATTTCAGATGCCCGTTTCCGGGAGCTGATGGAAAAGGCCGACAAAAGGCATAAAATACACCGTCCGGAATATAAAAATAAGGGAGCGTACTATAAACTCGCGGCGGTACTGGTACTCTTTCTGGCCATTGCGGGAACAATGTATTACAGGAACCTTAACCGTACCCAGCCACCACCGCCGGAAATGGTTACCCAGCATATATCCGGTGGAAAAAAGGCAACGGTTACCCTGCCTGACGGAACAGTGGTGAGACTAAATTCGGGCAGCGAATTGACATTCCCCGATCGTTTTCCCCAAAATACCCGGGAAGTGGTCCTTCAGGGAGAAGCTTTTTTTGACGTGGTAAAGGATAAAAAGCGCCCTTTTATCGTGAGGACGGGAGAACTGACTACAAGGGTGCTGGGAACATCCTTTAATGTCAGGGCTTATGAAAATGACGGGAAAGTGGAGGTTTCGGTAGCCACGGGACTGGTACGGGTAAGTGGTAAAACGGATAAGGATGCGAAGGACAGTACGACCATAAAACAACAACTGTTGCTTAGCCCGAGTCAGCAGGCCGTTTATAGGCCGGAAGAAAAAAGTTTTACGAAAAGAAAAATAGACATTAACAGCATAGCCCTCTGGAAAGACGGTATTCTTTCCTTTGATAAAACACCGCTTGACGAAGCGGCCAAAATGCTGGAACGCTGGTACGGTGTAAAAGTAATACTCGAAAATCCGGAGTTGAAGCATTGTGTTATAAGGGGCAGGCACAAAAATGAGAGCCTGGCCAACGTGCTGCACACTTTTCAGTACTCACTGGGAATTACTTATAAGATTACAAAAGACAATGTCATTATAAGCGGAAAAAGCTGTAGGGAAAGATAA
- a CDS encoding SusC/RagA family TonB-linked outer membrane protein translates to MKNNLVKACITMTIRSAILGIWIFSGSAFASRATSQNIRNVFINITVNEASVVQTLKTIENKTDFVFFYEEGLINHINEKITINARNKSVAYILGKISRKARLSFLQKDNTIAVKKVRPSPPPVKKPEEKPRQQAVEGTVTDEKGTPMPGVNILVKDKAKGTTTDFDGNYTISVEEGDILTFSYVGFIKQEIPVEGKTRIDVVLKEDAQQLDEVVITGYSSQEKKSLTGSIATVTSDDLENVHGGATVSSGLAGKIPGVTFRMADGRPGAGAAVQIRNMGTPLYIIDGVPQDEGQFNNLAPNDIESLTVLKDASAAIYGVRAANGVVVVTTKKGRKGSRNTVNINAYTGWQNWSRFPDPVNDSYQWMLMKAEADVNQYGQTAITPEELEKYREGTEYGYRSFNWKDFIIKKNAPLTSINVSASGGSEKINYYLSATRLEQESVLGDEFTFERTNIQSNVDADISDRLRVGVQINGRIEIRDNPGIPGADDYWLPRFAILRNRPFERPYANDNPDYLNDIGHNETNWALHNKEIGGYALDTWRVLQSNFTGEYDIPFVEGLTLKGMYSYYLADQVRDGHEYTYEAYTYHPDTDSYEVTGGSTNPWRERENEKIIRQLYQAQLHYKNSFGDHNIESFFVMERKEDRYIRQWVHSVPDNNDLPLIYFKDMDTFDDSDNEEARIGYVGRISYNYKNKYYLELSGRRDASWMFAPGKRTGFFPSISGGWRITDEKFMQNLLGEQSVLNDLKFRASYGVLGDDNRDVTGLGAYDYLSGYNYNVSQVILDGDVVVGSRNRGLPITNFSWFKSKMTNIGADFYMFDSKLSGSFEYFYRKRTGLRGRKYDILIPSEVGYSLPDENVNSDARYGIEGALAYSGNFGELTFTVSGNASVSRSKFLDSYKPRYANSLQEYRNRREGRYEHIFWGLTATGQFQTQEEIDNYPVNIDGQGNSTLLPGDIIYKDLNGDGYIDGHDERPIGYTSFNPNINFGFSLRMAYKGFDLTADFSGASGYSWNQEHETRVPYQNEGALNSLFLDRWHRADPFDINSEWISGKYPPLRYNHGGHSSYRNSTFWLHNVTYIRARTLELGYSLPKNLLERFGIQKMRVYINGYNLFSIDNLSKFGVDPEIADTNGLQYPPNKFVNMGVNISL, encoded by the coding sequence ATGAAAAATAATCTTGTCAAGGCGTGTATTACCATGACTATACGTTCCGCCATACTGGGCATCTGGATATTTTCCGGGTCTGCCTTTGCCTCCAGGGCAACTTCACAAAACATCAGGAATGTTTTTATAAACATAACGGTGAACGAAGCATCCGTTGTACAAACCCTGAAAACCATAGAGAACAAGACCGATTTTGTTTTCTTCTATGAGGAAGGGCTTATAAACCATATCAACGAAAAAATAACCATTAATGCCCGTAATAAAAGCGTGGCTTATATACTGGGGAAAATATCCCGGAAAGCCCGGCTGTCTTTTTTACAGAAAGACAATACCATTGCCGTAAAGAAAGTCCGCCCTTCGCCCCCGCCCGTTAAAAAACCAGAGGAAAAACCCCGGCAGCAAGCCGTTGAGGGGACCGTAACTGATGAAAAAGGTACCCCGATGCCCGGGGTGAACATATTGGTAAAAGACAAGGCAAAGGGAACTACCACCGATTTTGACGGGAACTATACCATTAGCGTTGAGGAAGGAGATATCTTGACATTTTCCTATGTCGGGTTCATAAAACAGGAAATACCCGTGGAGGGTAAAACCCGTATCGATGTGGTCCTTAAAGAAGATGCCCAGCAACTCGATGAAGTGGTTATAACCGGTTATTCCTCGCAGGAGAAAAAGTCCCTTACCGGGTCCATTGCCACGGTAACCAGTGACGACCTCGAAAATGTACACGGCGGGGCTACGGTAAGTTCGGGTCTTGCCGGAAAAATACCCGGGGTAACCTTCCGGATGGCGGACGGTCGGCCCGGTGCGGGTGCAGCAGTTCAGATCCGGAATATGGGTACGCCCCTGTATATCATAGACGGCGTTCCCCAGGATGAAGGACAGTTCAACAACCTCGCACCAAACGACATAGAAAGCCTTACCGTATTAAAAGATGCCTCGGCGGCCATTTACGGGGTACGCGCGGCAAACGGCGTAGTGGTGGTCACTACGAAAAAGGGAAGAAAAGGATCGCGGAATACGGTGAATATCAATGCCTATACGGGCTGGCAAAACTGGTCGAGATTTCCCGATCCGGTCAACGATTCCTACCAATGGATGTTGATGAAAGCCGAAGCGGATGTCAACCAGTACGGACAAACAGCCATTACCCCGGAAGAACTGGAGAAATACAGGGAAGGGACCGAATACGGGTACCGTTCCTTTAACTGGAAAGATTTTATCATCAAGAAAAATGCGCCTTTGACAAGTATAAATGTCAGTGCATCCGGAGGGTCCGAAAAGATCAACTACTACCTGTCCGCCACAAGACTGGAACAGGAGTCCGTCCTGGGCGATGAATTCACTTTTGAACGTACCAACATCCAGAGTAATGTTGATGCCGACATATCCGACCGTCTGCGGGTGGGTGTTCAGATTAACGGCCGGATAGAGATTCGGGACAATCCCGGTATTCCCGGTGCTGACGATTACTGGCTGCCCCGTTTCGCCATTCTGCGCAATCGTCCCTTTGAGCGTCCTTACGCCAATGATAACCCGGATTACCTGAACGACATAGGGCATAACGAAACCAACTGGGCATTGCACAACAAGGAAATAGGCGGATATGCCCTGGATACCTGGAGGGTACTTCAAAGCAATTTTACGGGAGAATACGATATCCCTTTTGTTGAAGGGCTTACCCTGAAGGGGATGTATTCGTATTACCTTGCCGACCAGGTACGTGACGGTCACGAGTATACCTATGAGGCCTACACCTATCATCCCGATACGGATAGTTATGAGGTTACCGGCGGAAGCACCAATCCCTGGCGTGAACGGGAAAATGAAAAGATCATACGGCAGCTGTACCAGGCCCAGTTGCACTATAAGAACTCCTTCGGCGATCACAATATAGAGTCCTTTTTTGTGATGGAACGAAAAGAGGACAGGTATATCCGCCAATGGGTACATTCCGTACCGGATAACAATGACCTGCCGCTGATCTATTTCAAGGATATGGACACTTTTGACGACAGCGACAATGAAGAAGCCAGGATAGGCTACGTAGGCCGGATAAGCTATAATTACAAGAATAAATACTATCTGGAACTTTCCGGAAGACGCGATGCCTCCTGGATGTTTGCCCCGGGTAAGAGAACGGGCTTTTTTCCTTCGATCTCCGGAGGGTGGCGGATCACCGATGAAAAATTCATGCAGAACCTTCTTGGTGAACAATCCGTGCTGAACGACCTGAAGTTCCGGGCATCCTATGGCGTACTGGGTGATGATAACAGGGATGTCACCGGCCTCGGGGCCTACGATTACCTGAGTGGTTATAACTACAATGTATCCCAGGTCATTCTGGACGGGGATGTAGTGGTCGGTTCCCGGAACAGGGGGTTGCCCATTACCAATTTCAGCTGGTTTAAAAGTAAGATGACCAATATAGGCGCCGATTTTTACATGTTTGACAGCAAGCTGAGCGGTTCGTTCGAATACTTTTACAGGAAACGTACCGGGCTCCGGGGGCGAAAATACGATATACTGATCCCCAGTGAAGTCGGTTATTCCCTTCCCGATGAAAACGTAAACAGCGACGCGAGATACGGAATAGAAGGTGCGCTGGCCTATTCCGGGAATTTCGGGGAACTTACCTTTACGGTGAGCGGCAATGCCTCTGTTTCCAGGAGCAAGTTCCTGGACAGCTATAAACCCCGTTATGCCAATTCACTCCAGGAATACCGCAATCGCCGGGAAGGCAGGTATGAACATATTTTCTGGGGCCTCACCGCTACCGGCCAGTTCCAGACCCAGGAAGAGATCGATAATTACCCGGTAAATATTGATGGTCAGGGAAATTCCACGCTCCTGCCCGGAGATATCATTTACAAGGATTTAAACGGTGACGGCTATATCGACGGGCATGATGAACGGCCTATCGGCTATACTTCGTTCAACCCTAATATCAACTTCGGTTTCAGCCTGCGGATGGCTTATAAAGGCTTCGACCTTACCGCTGATTTCTCGGGAGCTTCCGGATATTCCTGGAACCAGGAACACGAAACCAGGGTACCCTATCAGAACGAAGGGGCGCTCAACAGTTTGTTCCTGGACCGATGGCACAGGGCCGACCCTTTTGATATCAACAGTGAATGGATATCCGGAAAATATCCGCCCTTACGCTATAACCACGGAGGGCACAGCAGTTACAGGAACTCCACCTTCTGGCTGCACAATGTAACCTATATCAGGGCAAGGACCCTGGAACTCGGTTATTCCCTTCCGAAAAACCTGCTGGAGAGGTTCGGTATACAGAAAATGAGGGTTTACATAAACGGGTATAACCTCTTCTCCATAGACAATTTATCCAAGTTCGGAGTGGACCCCGAGATCGCAGACACCAACGGGTTGCAATACCCTCCGAACAAGTTTGTGAACATGGGTGTAAATATTTCTTTATAA
- a CDS encoding RagB/SusD family nutrient uptake outer membrane protein, which yields MKKHIYILLALALLSGSCNDDEFLDRDPTQIIPSDKAYNSPELTLSILADLYNRYHDFGTVENWQSLSRFNVAFWSDNGSYGAFQNNGWGYGDWGTWDYGYIRDLNIFIEEVTASEGLEEALKTRFIAEARFLRASYYFTLVKRMGGVPLILEPLEYDYSGDPTYLQHSRETEAAVYDFVIQEAEEIRDVLPNDVNSKSRASMGAALAMQCRAALYAGSIAKYGATTPQVALPGGEVGIPADRADGYYTTALQAARKIINGEAGAYDLYQKKPDLADNFAGIFYDKASNPEAIFVEDYKLQTGKRHGFTISNQPRFGAEEEEGGRINPALNLVQSFETLNGEFEPLPNKDASGNYIAYDGIKDIFENRDARLEGTVIVPGSSFKGQEVDIFAGIQLPDGTVVSGDSRGQSKDIDGTSVQVVGFDGPIDGMEHVAQSGFYVRKYQDPKDGSGQRGVQSDVWFIRYRFGEVLLNAAEAAFELGQPDVAAEYMNRLRERAGITVPLAPGDITFDRIAHERFVELAFEGLYFFDLKRWRIAHTVMDGTEISETEIMENIGSATKRQTQPYGLWPYKIHDPGNADHQKYIYKIIRPSRVTASDRFRFGNYYSEIGQDILNNNPKIVKNPNH from the coding sequence ATGAAAAAACATATATATATCCTGCTGGCCCTGGCACTGTTGTCGGGAAGTTGTAATGACGACGAATTCCTGGACAGGGACCCTACCCAGATCATACCTTCGGACAAAGCCTATAACAGTCCGGAACTGACCTTATCCATTCTGGCAGACCTCTATAACCGTTATCACGATTTCGGTACCGTTGAAAACTGGCAATCCCTGTCGCGTTTTAATGTGGCCTTCTGGTCAGACAACGGCAGCTACGGGGCGTTTCAGAATAATGGTTGGGGATATGGCGACTGGGGAACATGGGATTACGGCTATATCCGCGATCTGAATATATTCATAGAAGAAGTTACCGCTTCCGAAGGGCTGGAAGAAGCCCTGAAAACCCGGTTTATAGCCGAAGCCAGGTTTTTAAGGGCCTCTTATTATTTTACCCTGGTAAAACGGATGGGAGGAGTTCCGCTTATCCTGGAACCCCTGGAGTACGACTATAGTGGCGACCCTACATATTTACAACATTCGAGAGAGACGGAAGCTGCTGTTTATGATTTTGTCATACAGGAAGCAGAAGAGATCAGGGATGTGCTGCCCAATGATGTCAATTCCAAATCGAGGGCCAGTATGGGTGCTGCACTTGCCATGCAGTGCAGGGCGGCCTTATATGCCGGTTCCATTGCCAAATACGGAGCAACCACACCCCAGGTGGCATTGCCGGGCGGAGAAGTAGGCATCCCCGCAGATCGGGCCGATGGTTATTATACCACGGCATTACAGGCAGCACGGAAGATTATAAACGGTGAAGCGGGAGCGTATGACCTGTATCAGAAAAAACCGGACCTGGCCGATAACTTTGCCGGTATCTTTTACGACAAGGCCAGCAATCCCGAAGCCATTTTTGTAGAAGATTACAAACTGCAAACGGGCAAAAGACATGGTTTTACAATATCCAATCAGCCCCGTTTCGGTGCAGAGGAAGAAGAAGGGGGGCGTATAAACCCTGCCCTGAACCTCGTGCAGTCTTTTGAAACCCTCAACGGGGAATTCGAACCTTTGCCCAACAAGGATGCATCCGGTAATTACATTGCTTACGATGGTATAAAGGACATCTTTGAAAACCGCGATGCCCGTCTCGAAGGTACCGTGATAGTCCCCGGTTCTTCGTTTAAAGGGCAGGAAGTGGATATTTTTGCAGGCATACAGTTGCCCGACGGAACCGTAGTAAGCGGGGATTCCCGCGGACAGTCCAAAGACATAGACGGAACTTCGGTACAGGTAGTGGGCTTTGACGGGCCCATTGACGGTATGGAACACGTGGCGCAAAGCGGTTTTTATGTCCGCAAATACCAGGATCCTAAAGACGGATCGGGGCAGCGTGGTGTGCAGAGCGATGTGTGGTTTATCCGTTACCGTTTCGGAGAAGTGTTACTGAACGCTGCGGAAGCTGCATTCGAACTGGGGCAACCCGATGTAGCCGCAGAATACATGAACAGGCTCAGGGAAAGGGCGGGGATTACCGTTCCGCTCGCTCCGGGTGATATTACATTCGACAGGATTGCCCACGAACGCTTTGTAGAACTCGCCTTTGAAGGACTGTATTTCTTTGATCTCAAACGCTGGAGAATTGCCCATACGGTAATGGACGGTACGGAAATTTCCGAAACCGAAATCATGGAAAACATAGGCAGCGCTACCAAACGGCAGACCCAGCCTTACGGATTGTGGCCTTATAAAATTCACGATCCGGGAAATGCCGATCATCAAAAATATATCTACAAGATCATAAGGCCCAGCCGGGTAACGGCATCCGACCGTTTCCGGTTCGGTAACTACTATTCCGAGATCGGGCAGGATATTCTCAACAACAATCCGAAGATCGTAAAAAATCCTAATCACTAA
- a CDS encoding DUF3823 domain-containing protein → MKTLRIKHVLTGLCVSAILASCGIDNFDEPDTFFSGRVVYNGEPLQVRHDAVDFQLWQPGYGNPGPVGVRLGQDGSFSSKLFKGEYKLVFTNNVGPFRTEIINEQQQDTIFFTLEGDMTMDVEVIPYYMVRNAEFSLSGNTVEASCSIEQIITGEDARNVERVTLYLNGTSFVSDNDQENYTGTDADLNNLDAISVSAVIPEDNVKDYVFARIGVKVSGVEDMIFSPVEKLER, encoded by the coding sequence ATGAAAACACTCAGAATAAAACACGTTCTTACAGGCTTATGTGTTTCCGCTATCCTGGCCTCGTGCGGGATCGACAATTTTGACGAACCGGACACATTTTTCAGCGGACGGGTAGTTTATAACGGAGAGCCCTTACAGGTACGCCACGATGCAGTTGACTTTCAATTGTGGCAACCCGGGTACGGCAATCCCGGTCCTGTTGGTGTCCGGCTAGGGCAGGACGGCTCTTTCAGCAGTAAACTGTTCAAGGGGGAGTACAAACTTGTATTCACGAACAATGTAGGCCCGTTCCGGACGGAAATTATCAATGAACAACAACAGGATACCATCTTTTTTACCCTGGAGGGGGACATGACCATGGATGTGGAAGTGATACCCTATTACATGGTACGAAACGCAGAATTTTCACTTTCGGGAAATACGGTAGAGGCGTCTTGCAGTATTGAACAGATAATTACGGGAGAAGACGCCAGGAATGTGGAAAGGGTAACACTTTATCTTAACGGTACAAGCTTTGTGTCGGATAACGACCAGGAGAATTATACAGGTACCGATGCAGACCTAAACAATCTTGATGCCATAAGTGTTTCGGCCGTCATCCCCGAAGACAATGTAAAGGATTATGTCTTTGCCAGGATCGGGGTAAAGGTAAGCGGAGTGGAAGACATGATCTTTTCCCCGGTGGAAAAACTGGAACGCTGA
- a CDS encoding cellulase family glycosylhydrolase, with translation MKIRYSVTSVLLFFSIVFAGAQQQAERWSVQKAQEWYEQHAWINGANFIPSNAINQLEMWQEDTFSPEIIDRELGYAESIGMNAMRVYLHSLAYKADPEGFRDRVEKYLDIADKHGIKTMFVIFDDVWGKTPKIGRQPEPETGTHNSGWMQDPGNPASKEEKNFPELEKYVKDIMTTFKDDDRILLWDLYNEPGNDGKGNESLPLLKNVFKWAREVNPSQPVSAGLWSWGLKDLNAFQALHSDIITYHSYDDPEAHKRVLEVLKSHGRPMICTEYMARTRNSRFANIMPMLKEENIGAINWGLVNGKTNTIYAWNTPIKSGEEPVEWFHDIFRKDGTPYRQDEAELIKKLNNIKE, from the coding sequence ATGAAAATCAGATATTCCGTAACATCAGTATTGCTCTTTTTCAGTATAGTTTTCGCCGGGGCGCAACAGCAAGCCGAAAGATGGTCTGTACAAAAAGCGCAGGAATGGTATGAACAACACGCCTGGATAAACGGCGCGAACTTTATACCCAGCAACGCCATAAACCAGCTCGAAATGTGGCAGGAAGATACTTTCAGCCCCGAAATCATAGACCGCGAACTGGGATATGCCGAAAGCATAGGCATGAATGCCATGCGGGTATACCTTCACAGTCTGGCCTACAAGGCCGATCCGGAAGGTTTCAGGGACCGGGTGGAAAAATACCTGGACATAGCAGACAAGCACGGCATAAAAACCATGTTTGTGATCTTTGACGATGTCTGGGGTAAAACCCCGAAGATAGGCAGGCAGCCCGAGCCCGAAACAGGCACTCATAATTCCGGCTGGATGCAGGACCCCGGCAATCCCGCATCCAAAGAGGAAAAGAACTTTCCCGAACTGGAAAAGTATGTAAAAGATATTATGACCACTTTTAAGGATGATGACCGCATCCTGCTGTGGGACCTGTATAATGAACCCGGAAACGACGGCAAGGGAAATGAATCGTTACCCTTGCTCAAAAATGTGTTTAAATGGGCGCGGGAGGTCAATCCTTCCCAACCCGTTTCAGCCGGACTATGGTCCTGGGGATTGAAGGACCTCAACGCATTTCAGGCCCTCCATTCAGACATTATTACCTATCACAGTTACGACGATCCCGAAGCTCACAAAAGGGTTTTGGAAGTGCTGAAAAGCCACGGCCGGCCGATGATCTGTACCGAATATATGGCGCGAACCCGCAACAGTCGGTTTGCCAATATTATGCCCATGCTCAAAGAAGAGAATATAGGCGCCATAAACTGGGGATTGGTAAACGGAAAAACCAATACCATTTACGCCTGGAATACCCCGATAAAGAGTGGGGAAGAACCCGTGGAATGGTTTCACGATATATTCCGGAAAGACGGTACGCCCTACAGGCAGGATGAAGCTGAACTGATCAAAAAGCTCAATAACATAAAAGAATAA